Proteins encoded together in one Urocitellus parryii isolate mUroPar1 chromosome 3, mUroPar1.hap1, whole genome shotgun sequence window:
- the Gsc2 gene encoding homeobox protein goosecoid-2 produces MAVAGGAASRRGPGRPCPFSIEHILSSLPERSPPTRAARPPQPSGQQSPTEPGEPGAPEIVSCACCCCCGPRAASRRTPEAAAGLGARLPWPLRLGPAAPLPLAAAAGGSATLPGAGGPVPQRRTRRHRTIFSEEQLQALEALFVQNQYPDVGTRERLAGRIHLREERVEVWFKNRRAKWRHQKRASASVSARLLPATKKPPKERC; encoded by the exons ATGGCGGTAGCTGGGGGTGCCGCGAGCCGCAGGGGCCCTGGGCGGCCCTGCCCCTTCTCTATCGAGCATATCCTTTCCAGCCTGCCGGAACGGAGTCCCCCAACCCGGGCTGCTCGACCACCGCAGCCCAGCGGCCAACAGAGCCCCACCGAGCCCGGGGAACCCGGGGCGCCTGAGATTGTGTCCTGCGCTTGTTGTTGCTGCTGTGGACCCCGCGCAGCATCCCGCAGGACTCCGGAGGCGGCTGCCGGGCTGG GCGCGCGGCTACCGTGGCCACTGAGGCTGGGGCCCGCGGCGCCCTTGCCTTTAGCCGCGGCGGCTGGAGGCTCTGCGACTCTCCCTGGTGCTGGAGGCCCAGTCCCACAGCGACGCACTAGGCGCCACCGCACCATCTTCAGCGAGGAGCAGCTGCAGGCGCTCGAGGCGCTCTTTGTGCAGAATCAGTACCCCGACGTTGGCACGCGCGAGCGCCTGGCTGGCCGCATCCACCTGCGCGAGGAGCGCGTGGAG gtcTGGTTCAAGAACCGCAGGGCCAAGTGGAGACACCAAAAGCGCGCATCAGCATCAGTGTCAGCGAGGCTCCTGCCCGCGACCAAGAAACCTCCCAAGGAGAGATGCTGA
- the Ess2 gene encoding splicing factor ESS-2 homolog, which produces METPGVSTRTLLLPAASGPQRKRSAGETEAVRSKQRVLDEEEYIEGLQTVIQRDFFPDVEKLQAQKEYLEAEENGDLERMRQIAIKFGSALGKMSREPPPPYVTPATFETPEVHTGTGMVGNKPRSRGRGLEEGEAGEEEEKEPLPSLDVFLSRYTSEDNASFQEIMEVAKEKSRARHSWLYQAEEEFEKRQKDNLELPSAEHQAIESSHTGVETWKYKAKNSLMYYPEGVPDDEQLFKKPRQVVHKNTRFLRDPFSQALSRSQLQQAAALNAQHKQGKVGPDGKELIPQESPRVGGFGFVATPSPAPGVNESPLMTWGEVENTPLRVEGSETPYVDRTPGPAFKILEPGRRERLGLKMANEAAAKNRAKKQEALRRVTENLASLTPKGLNPAMSPALQRLVSRTASKYTDRALRASYTPSPARSTHLKTPAGGQQTPTSTPAPGSATRTPLTQDPASITDNLLQLPVRRKASDFF; this is translated from the exons ATGGAGACGCCTGGAGTATCTACCCGGACCTTATTGCTCCCGGCTGCGTCGGGGCCCCAGAGGAAGCGATCGGCTGGGGAGACCGAAGCTGTGAGGAGCAAGCAGCGGGTCCTGGACGAGGAAGAGTATATAGAG GGCCTTCAGACAGTCATCCAAAGGGATTTCTTTCCTGATGTGGAGAAACTGCAGGCACAGAAGGAGtacctggaggctgaggaaaaTGGAGATTTGGAACGAATGCGCCAGATTGCAATCAAGTTTGGCTCTGCCCTGGGCAAGATGTCTCGAGAGCCTCCACCACCTT aTGTGACTCCAGCCACATTTGAGACTCCTGAGGTGCATACAGGCACTGGAATGGTGGGCAACAAGCCCAGGTCTCGGGGCCGAGGTCTTGAGGAAG GAGAGgctggagaggaagaggagaaggagccaCTGCCCAGCCTGGACGTCTTCCTGAGCCGCTATACGAGTGAGGACAATGCCTCCTTCCAGGAGATCATGGAGGTGGCCAAGGAGAAGAGCCGGGCCCGCCACTCCTGGCTTTACCAGGCTGAGGAGGAATTTGAGAAG AGGCAGAAAGATAATCTTGAACTCCCATCGGCAGAGCACCAAGCCATTGAGAGCAGCCATACTGGTGTGGAGACCTGGAAGTACAAAGCCAAGAACTCCCTTATGTACTACCCAGAGG GTGTCCCTGATGATGAGCAGCTATTTAAGAAGCCCCGGCAGGTGGTGCATAAGAACACACGCTTTCTCCGGGATCCTTTTAGCCAGGCTTTAAGCAGGTCCCAGCTCCAGCAGGCTGCAGCCCTCAATGCCCAG CACAAACAGGGCAAGGTGGGCCCTGACGGCAAGGAGCTCATCCCCCAGGAGTCCCCCCGAGTGGGCGGGTTCGGATTTGTTGCCACTCCATCTCCTGCCCCTG GTGTGAATGAGTCCCCACTGATGACCTGGGGGGAGGTTGAGAACACGCCCCTGAGAGTTGAAGGATCGGAGACACCCTACGTGGACAGGACACCAGGGCCAGCCTTCAAG ATCTTGGAGCCTGGCCGTAGGGAGCGGCTGGGCCTGAAGATGGCCAATGAGGCTGCTGCCAAGAATCGAGCTAAGAAGCAAGAAGCCTTGCGGAGAGTGACAGAGAACCTGGCCAG CCTCACTCCCAAAGGCCTGAAcccagccatgtccccagccctgcaacgCCTTGTGAGCAGGACAGCCAGCAAGTATACAGACCGAGCCCTGCGGGCCAGCTACACACCATCCCCAGCACGCTCAACCCACCTCAAGACTCCAGCTGGTGGGCAGCAGACCCCCACGAGCACACCAGCCCCTGGTTCTGCCACACGCACACCCCTCACACAGGACCCAGCCTCCATCACAGACAACTTACTACAGCTCCCTGTTCGGCGCAAAGCCTCAGACTTCTTTTAG
- the Tssk2 gene encoding testis-specific serine/threonine-protein kinase 2 has protein sequence MDDAAVLRKKGYIVGINLGKGSYAKVKSAYSERLKFNVAVKIIDRKKTPTDFVERFLPREMDILATVNHRSIIKTYEIFETSDGRIYIVMELGVQGDLLEFIKCRGALHEDVARKMFRQLSSAVKYCHDLDVVHRDLKCENLLLDKDFNIKLSDFGFSKRCLRDGSGRIVLSKTFCGSAAYAAPEVLQGIPYQPKVYDIWSLGVILYIMVCGSMPYDDSDIKKMLRIQKEHRVDFPRSKNLTSECKDLIYRILQPDVNRRLHIDEILSHSWLQPPKPKAMSSASFKREGEGKYRAECKLDTRPGARPEHRPDHKLGAKTQHRLLVVPENEDRMEERLAETSRAKDHHIAGAEVGKAST, from the coding sequence ATGGACGATGCCGCGGTCCTAAGGAAGAAGGGTTACATCGTGGGAATCAATCTGGGCAAGGGCTCCTATGCAAAAGTCAAATCTGCCTACTCTGAGCGCCTTAAGTTTAATGTGGCAGTCAAGATTATCGACCGCAAGAAAACACCCACTGACTTTGTGGAGAGATTCCTTCCTCGAGAGATGGACATCCTGGCAACTGTCAACCACCGCTCCATCATCAAGACATACGAGATCTTTGAGACCTCTGATGGGCGCATCTACATTGTCATGGAGCTTGGGGTCCAGGGTGACCTGCTTGAGTTCATCAAGTGCCGAGGGGCCCTGCATGAGGATGTAGCACGTAAAATGTTCCGCCAGCTCTCCTCAGCTGTCAAGTACTGCCATGACTTAGATGTTGTCCACAGAGACCTCAAGTGTGAAAACCTTCTCCTTGACAAGGACTTCAACATCAAGCTGTCTGACTTCGGCTTCTCCAAGCGCTGCCTGCGAGACGGGAGCGGGCGCATCGTCCTCAGCAAGACCTTCTGTGGGTCGGCTGCATATGCAGCCCCCGAGGTGCTGCAGGGCATCCCCTACCAGCCCAAGGTGTATGACATCTGGAGCCTTGGCGTGATCCTCTACATCATGGTCTGTGGCTCCATGCCCTACGATGATTCTGACATCAAAAAGATGCTGCGCATCCAGAAGGAGCACCGTGTGGACTTCCCCCGCTCCAAGAATCTGACAAGTGAATGCAAGGACCTCATCTACCGTATCCTGCAGCCAGATGTCAACCGACGGCTGCACATTGACGAGATTCTCAGCCACTCGTGGCTGCAGCCCCCCAAGCCCAAAGCCATGTCTTCTGCCTCCTtcaagagggagggggagggcaagTACCGGGCTGAGTGTAAACTGGATACCCGGCCAGGTGCAAGGCCCGAGCACCGGCCTGACCACAAGTTGGGGGCCAAAACCCAACACCGACTGCTGGTGGTGCCTGAAAATGAGGACAGGATGGAGGAAAGGCTGGCTGAGACCTCCAGAGCTAAAGACCATCACATCGCCGGAGCTGAGGTTGGGAAGGCAAGCACCTAA